The following proteins are co-located in the Heteronotia binoei isolate CCM8104 ecotype False Entrance Well chromosome 8, APGP_CSIRO_Hbin_v1, whole genome shotgun sequence genome:
- the BTG1 gene encoding protein BTG1 yields MHPALYTRASMIREIAAAVGFISKFLRTKGLMNERQLQTFSQSLQELLAEHYKHHWFPEKPCKGSGYRCIRINHKMDPLIGQAAQRIGISSQELFQLLPSELTLWVDPYEVSYRIGEDGSICVLYEATPAGASQNSTSMQMVDSRISCKEELLLGRTSPSKSYNMMTVSG; encoded by the exons ATGCATCCTGCCCTTTACACCCGGGCCAGCATGATACGCGAGATCGCCGCGGCTGTGGGCTTCATCTCCAAGTTCCTGCGCACCAAGGGACTGATGAACGAGCGGCAGCTGCAAACGTTCAGCCAGAGCCTGCAGGAGCTGTTGGCAG AACATTATAAACATCACTGGTTCCCTGAAAAGCCATGTAAAGGATCAGGCTACCGTTGTATCCGGATCAATCATAAAATGGATCCCTTGATTGGGCAGGCAGCACAACGCATTGGAATCAGCAGTCAGGAACTGTTCCAGCTTCTTCCAAGTGAACTCACTCTCTGGGTTGACCCTTACGAAGTATCCTATCGTATTGGAGAGGATGGCTCGATCTGTGTGCTGTATGAAGCTACACCAGCAGGAGCTAGTCAAAATAGCACCAGCATGCAAATGGTAGACAGCAGAATAAGCTGCAAGGAAGAACTTCTCTTGGGCAGAACAAGTCCCTCCAAGAGCTACAATATGATGACTGTATCAGGTTAA